The sequence below is a genomic window from Acidilobus saccharovorans 345-15.
TCAAACCCTATCTCTGTGGGGCAGTTGGTTCTTCCAGTGTTCTGGGCGCTGAGGCCAAGCAGCCTCTTCTCGACGACCTTGGCCTCCAGGTGCGCTGTCACCCCAGTTCTAACAGTGGTTGACGTGGAGGAGTCGCCTATTGCAAACGCGTCGTCAAAGTCCCCTATGCGGTTGGTCAGCTTGTCCGCCTTTACGAATCCGTCTTCCGTTTTTAGGTCTTCCGGGACCACCTTTACCTTTGGACCCCTGTGAATAGGGACAACTATAGCTGCATCAAATGAGAGCTCCCCTCCCTCAAGCGAGGTCATCTTCCTGTTATCAACGTCCACAGTATCAACTGTAAAGAAAGTCTCTATATTAATTCCCCTCTCCTTAAGTATGGGCTCTAAGACTTCGTTAAACGTCTCGGCAGGGTAAGCCCTTGGGTATGGGACCGCTAAGGTTATCTCGACCTGGCCTCTCACGCCCCTGGCCCTCAAGGCCTCATCAGCCAGCAGGGCGCCCTCGTAAGGGGACGGAGGGCACCTGTGGCCAGGGTCGGCCACCGCTATTACAAGCTTGCCCTTCTTAAGGCTGTTTATCACGTTAAACGTCCTCCAGGCGTTGTCGGGCGTGGAGTGGAAGTCGCCATAGAGGGAGACCAACTTGTCATTTCCTTTAATTGCCGTGTGATCTATGGATAGTCCTGGAGCTAAGACAACTATATCGTAGTTGATGGACCTGCCTGACCTTGTAAGGACTGTCCTGTTATTAAGGTCCACGGTTTCAACGGAATCTATGAGAAGGTCCACATTTTTCTTTACTAGCCCTACAAGCTCCCTTTTCAGCTGCGAGTCATCGCCCCTGAAGGCTATCTGAAGCAGCTGGGGCAGGTAGTAATGGTACGGGGTGTCATTTATTAGGGTTACGGAAAACCCCTCCCTCCTTGCAAGCGAGTTTGCAAGTATTAGGCCTCCAGCGCCGCCGCCCACTATTACAACCTTTTGCCTTTTCTGGGGCTGCATAAGGCCCCACCAGCTCATATGAAGATAACCTGCCCGCCCTCGGCCTCCTGCAGGAAGGTTGCCACGCCAACCACGTCATCAATAAGGCTTGGGTCAAAGTCCTCCTTCTTAAGGCCCATCACTTGCGACATCATGCTGCATGCATAGATCTTGGCGCCCATGTTCTTGGCCTCCTTAAGCATGTCAAGCCAGCTTGGCACGTTATTCATCTGCATGCCTTTAGCCAACTCTGGCACCATAGCTTCGAACTCCTTGGGCCAGGTGGGCTGAGCTGGCTTCTTGAGGAACCTCAGCAGCGCCCAGCCCGTCACAAAAACCCTGACTTCATAACCTAGGGCAGCGGCCCCCTGTGATATGACCCCAAGGGGTATAAGCTTATCCTCCGTTCCCGAGAACACAATAATCGAGAGCTTACTCAACCTGTTCACCTCTATATAGAGAAAGGGTCCCTGAGATTTAAAAAGTTATGCAGGACGAAGATCTATACATAGGAAAACGTGGCCTTCCTACTGCTAAAAGGCTATAAGTTTGCGCTCAGTAACTTACACATTAGGAATTGGTGAATCATGAAGTGAAAACTTTGCCCCCCGTAACTCTTGACCAGGTGCTAGGGCTAGTGAGGTATATAGCCACCTCAGGAGGAGTCGTTGACTCGTCCAGGTTAGACGAGCTCCTTAACGTTGATATGGACTTATTGCCTCACGTCGTCGACGCAGCGGTCTCCTTGGGCCTCCTGAGGGAGGACAAGGGAAACCTTGTAATAACCAGCGAGGGCAAGAGGGCTGTGGAACTGCAGGGCAGGGAACTCAGGCTGCTGATAAAGTCACTGAGCGATGATGTAGAACCATTTAAGGATATATTTGATGTAATAGGGGATTCTGATTCGATAAGGAGGTCCCAGTTAGAGAGCATCCTAAGGCACTCAGGCTATACAGACATAGAGGCCGCACTCCCAGTATTTGTGGAGTGGCTGGCCTACATGGGGATAACGACCATAGAGGATTAAGGCGTTATTAATGTTGTTCTAGTCCTGTTAGGAGGATCTAATTGCAATGCATAGGCCGTGCATTTATCTACTCTACTATGATCAGGTATAGCATCAACATCATCATTAGAATCGCTGACGAAATTGATCAGATTTAAAAAACTTCTTAGGGACTACGGGCTTTGGTGGGCCCGTAGCTCAGCCAGGATAGAGCGGCGGGCTTTTA
It includes:
- a CDS encoding NAD(P)/FAD-dependent oxidoreductase, with amino-acid sequence MQPQKRQKVVIVGGGAGGLILANSLARREGFSVTLINDTPYHYYLPQLLQIAFRGDDSQLKRELVGLVKKNVDLLIDSVETVDLNNRTVLTRSGRSINYDIVVLAPGLSIDHTAIKGNDKLVSLYGDFHSTPDNAWRTFNVINSLKKGKLVIAVADPGHRCPPSPYEGALLADEALRARGVRGQVEITLAVPYPRAYPAETFNEVLEPILKERGINIETFFTVDTVDVDNRKMTSLEGGELSFDAAIVVPIHRGPKVKVVPEDLKTEDGFVKADKLTNRIGDFDDAFAIGDSSTSTTVRTGVTAHLEAKVVEKRLLGLSAQNTGRTNCPTEIGFEMGTFVISDFNHPSVKLPPKGVFFIMKRLFADTYWDVLKHPEFWDPIFDVYFEATSPEKLWKMFP
- a CDS encoding DsrE/DsrF/DrsH-like family protein, whose product is MNRLSKLSIIVFSGTEDKLIPLGVISQGAAALGYEVRVFVTGWALLRFLKKPAQPTWPKEFEAMVPELAKGMQMNNVPSWLDMLKEAKNMGAKIYACSMMSQVMGLKKEDFDPSLIDDVVGVATFLQEAEGGQVIFI
- a CDS encoding AAA-associated domain-containing protein; amino-acid sequence: MPPVTLDQVLGLVRYIATSGGVVDSSRLDELLNVDMDLLPHVVDAAVSLGLLREDKGNLVITSEGKRAVELQGRELRLLIKSLSDDVEPFKDIFDVIGDSDSIRRSQLESILRHSGYTDIEAALPVFVEWLAYMGITTIED